In Deltaproteobacteria bacterium PRO3, the sequence GAGGCCGTGTCCCACCGCCTCGTGTACCAAGGTACCTCCGGCCTCCGCCGCCACCACCACGGTCATCGGTCCCGAGGGGGCGAGGGGGGCCTCGAGGAGGCGCAGGGCCCGGCGCCCGGCCAGCTCGGCGACCTCGAGGGCGCGGTCGCCGTCGAGCAGCTCGAAGCCCGCGGTGCCGCCCAAGGGCTCGTAGCCGGTCTGGACCTCGCCGTCCTCGGCAGCCACGGCCTGGACGACGAAGACCAAATAGGTCTGGCGGTCCTCGCAGAATTCCCCGCGGGAGTTGGCGATGCGGATGTGCCGCAGCTGGTCGCGGTAGCTGGTAGTGACCTGGCGGATCCGAGGGTCGAGCCCCCAAGTCAGGGCGTCGGCTTCTTGCAAAATCTTGATTTTCTTCTCGAGGGGGACGCCGCTCGGGTCGACGGCCACGATTTGCTTCCAGGTCGGGGCGAGGCCGCGTAGGACGATATCTTGCTCCCAGGTCCCCGCCCGCACCGCGTCGGCGAGGCTGTCGGCCAGGGCGAGCAGGGCCGCTTCGCTGATGTCGTTGGTGTAGGCGTAGGCCGTCTTGCCGCCGTGCAGCACCCGCAGGCCGACGCCGGCGTCGGCGCCGTTTAGGACCTTTTCGAAGCGCCGGCCTTCGCGTACGACGTGGGTGTTGCGGCTCGTCTCCTCGAAGAGCTCGGCGAAGTCGCCGCCCCGGCGCAGGGACCGTCGCAGGATGCGGGGAATATCCATGTTTTCAATCATGAAAAATTTATATCAAATCCGGGCGCTTATGGCTATGACCGGGTGGCGGAAAAATCACGGGCGGTCGGGCCGGAGGGCGGCTTCATAATCGCTTGACCTTTCCGGCCGACTTAGAAAAGAAATTCTCATCCTGAGGTGAATTTATGAAACAACCAAAAATCGCGATCATCGGGGGCAGCGGCCTCTACGAAATGGAAGGCCTGAAGGTCCTCGAGGAGCGTTCCGTCGAGACGCCCTACGGCGATCCCTCGGACGATTTCGTCATCGGAGAGCTCGAGGGAGTGACCGTGGCCTTCCTGGCCCGCCACGCCAAGGGACACCGCCTCCTGCCGGGCGAGCTCAACTTCCGGGCCAACATCTACGCGATCAAGAAGCTGGGCTGCGAGTTCATCCTGTCGGTCTCCGCCGTCGGTTCGCTGAAGGAGGAGATCGAGCCGGGGCATCTGGTGATGGTCGACCAATTCATCGATCGCACCTTCGGCCGCCACGGCACCTTTTTCGGCGAGGGCATCGTCGCCCATGTCGCCTTTGCGGACCCGGTCTGCCCCGACCTGCGCCGCAAGCTGCACGAGGCCGCGGGGGCCGCGGGCGCGACCTCTCATGAGAAGGGCACCTACGTCTGCATGGAGGGACCGATGTTCTCGACCCGGGCGGAGTCGCGGCTCTATCGCTCCTGGGGCGCGGACGTCATCGGCATGACCAACTTGCAGGAGGCCAAGCTCGCCCGCGAGGCCGAAATATGCTATGCGACGATGGCGCTTTCCACCGACTACGACTGCTGGCACGAGGAGCACGACAGCGTCACCGCCGACATGGTGATCGCGACCCTGCAAAAAAACGTCAAGACCGCCCAGCAGGTGATCCGAAAGGTGCTGCCGACGGTCGTCGCGCCGCGCGACTGCGTCTGCTCCCGGGCCTTGCGCAACGCCATCGTCACGAATAAGCTCTTGGTTCCGGAGAGCACGAAGAAAAAACTCAAACTGATCTACGGTAAAAACCTGTAATGTCCGAGACCCACGAATCGATCGGCTCCCATCTCCGTCGGGAGCGCGAGCTGCGCAAGATCCCGCTCGAGGAGGTGGCCGAGCAGACCCGCGTCAAGCTGGAATACCTCCAGGCCATCGAGTCCGAGCATTTCGAAAAGTTGCCCGGGATGACCTTCGCCCGCGGCTACCTCAAGGCCTATGCCTCCTATATCGGACTTTTGCCCGAGGACGTCCTGCTCCGTTTCGAGGATTTCCTGGGCAAGCTCTCCGGCGGTTCCGTCCCGCGCAGCGAGCGCTCTCACACCAAGCTCCTGATCGGCCTGGTGGCCTTGCTGGTCCTGTTCGGAGCCGGTACTATCCTGGTGCTATGGTGGTTAAAAAAATAGGCGAATCGCTCAAGGACCAGGCATTCCTGCTGCGCTCCGTCCCTTACGGCGACGACCACCGGATTCTGAGTTTCCTCACAGCCTCGCACGGCCGAGTCGAGGCCATCGCCCTGGGTGCTCGGAAGAGCGCCAGGCGCTTCTCCGGCGTCCTCGACTTCCTGCACTGTCTCGAGATCGAGACCCAGGTCCCTCGGCGCGGCGGACTCTCCCAATTGCTGCACTGCGAGCTGCGCGAGCCCTACGAGGGGGTGAGGGCAGATTACGAGGCCACCATCATCGCGCTGAAATGGATCCGGACGGTGTCCCGGGTGGTGCCGGAGGGGCAGAGCGTGCCGGGGCTCTTCGCCTTGTTGCAAGAAGGTCTCTCCAGCCTCGCCGTCTACCGCCGCGATTGGGTCGACGTAGTCTTCCTGCGGCAATTGTTGGGCCGACTGGGTTTTTTGCTTGATCTCTCCCGCTGCGTCCTCTGCCATCGCGACCGAGCGGAGGCCTTTTACTTCAGCGCGGAGGAGGGAGGGCTGCTTTGCGAGGCCTGTCACCGCGGGCCAAAGGTCCAGCCCCTGGCGGGTGCGATTCCGGGAGATTTTTGGGAGCGTGAGTCCGGCGCCTCGGGGGAGGAGGGGGATTGGCTCCGGGCCTCGCGGGCCATCTTCGCCGCTGGCTTCCGCCATTACCTCGGCGTCGACCCGGAGTAGCTCACTTCTTCTTTTTGGGCCGCGTCCCGCGGTGGCTAAGGTCTTCGTCCTCGAGGTTGAACTCAAAATCCCCGCCGCGCTGCGAATCCTTGAAGTAGAGCTCGAGCTCGATGGGGTCCTTCCCGGTGGTGATCACTTTCGGCGAGAGCGTGAGGGACGGCAGCCGGAATTTCGCCT encodes:
- a CDS encoding TldD/PmbA family protein, with the protein product MIENMDIPRILRRSLRRGGDFAELFEETSRNTHVVREGRRFEKVLNGADAGVGLRVLHGGKTAYAYTNDISEAALLALADSLADAVRAGTWEQDIVLRGLAPTWKQIVAVDPSGVPLEKKIKILQEADALTWGLDPRIRQVTTSYRDQLRHIRIANSRGEFCEDRQTYLVFVVQAVAAEDGEVQTGYEPLGGTAGFELLDGDRALEVAELAGRRALRLLEAPLAPSGPMTVVVAAEAGGTLVHEAVGHGLEADLAREGLSVYQGRLGEAVANPLITVLDDPTLPGKRGSFLFDDEGTPARRNVLIDRGVLKNYMYNRIYAERDGVPSTANGRRESYRHRPIVRMTNTMIAPGKDDPAAILREVERGLYVTRMGSGQVNTVNGDFVFEVGEGFLIRKGKLEHAVRGATLTGNGPQVLQTIDRVGSDLGYGLGTCGKDGQGVPVADAQPTLRIPELIVGGQGEIMSQE
- the recO gene encoding DNA repair protein RecO; protein product: MVVKKIGESLKDQAFLLRSVPYGDDHRILSFLTASHGRVEAIALGARKSARRFSGVLDFLHCLEIETQVPRRGGLSQLLHCELREPYEGVRADYEATIIALKWIRTVSRVVPEGQSVPGLFALLQEGLSSLAVYRRDWVDVVFLRQLLGRLGFLLDLSRCVLCHRDRAEAFYFSAEEGGLLCEACHRGPKVQPLAGAIPGDFWERESGASGEEGDWLRASRAIFAAGFRHYLGVDPE
- the mtnP gene encoding S-methyl-5'-thioadenosine phosphorylase, which translates into the protein MKQPKIAIIGGSGLYEMEGLKVLEERSVETPYGDPSDDFVIGELEGVTVAFLARHAKGHRLLPGELNFRANIYAIKKLGCEFILSVSAVGSLKEEIEPGHLVMVDQFIDRTFGRHGTFFGEGIVAHVAFADPVCPDLRRKLHEAAGAAGATSHEKGTYVCMEGPMFSTRAESRLYRSWGADVIGMTNLQEAKLAREAEICYATMALSTDYDCWHEEHDSVTADMVIATLQKNVKTAQQVIRKVLPTVVAPRDCVCSRALRNAIVTNKLLVPESTKKKLKLIYGKNL